In one window of Mercurialis annua linkage group LG4, ddMerAnnu1.2, whole genome shotgun sequence DNA:
- the LOC126677035 gene encoding valine--tRNA ligase, chloroplastic/mitochondrial 2 isoform X3 yields the protein MALQAGLSTPFLLSSCSAHRLNPLFFSQRRRCIAFSNWRFHRPKPRFFAVAASENGVFTSPEITKSFDFSSEERIYNWWESQGYFKPNFERGSDPFVITMPPPNVTGSLHMGHAMFVTLEDIMVRYNRMKGKPTLWLPGTDHAGIATQLVVERMLASEGIKRTDLGREEFINRVWEWKEKYGGTITNQIKRLGASCDWTREHFTLDEQLSRAVIEAFIKLHEKGLIYQGSYLVNWSPNLQTAVSDLEVEYSEEPGTLYHIKYRVAGGSRTDFLTVATTRPETLFGDVAIAVHPKDERYSQYIGRMAIVPMTYGRFVPIISDKHVDKDFGTGVLKISPGHDHNDYLLARKLGLPILNVMNKDGTLNEVAGLYGGLDRFEARKKLWEDLEETGLAVKKEPHTLRVPRSQRGGEVIEPLVSKQWFVTMEPLAEKALRAVEKGELTIMPERFEKIYNHWLTNIKDWCISRQLWWGHRIPVWYIDGKNCEEEYIVARNADEALEKAHEKYGKDVKIYQDPDVLDTWFSSALWPFSTLGWPDVSSEDFKKFYPTTMLETGHDILFFWVARMVMMGIEFTGNVPFSNVYLHGLIRDSEGRKMSKTLGNVIDPLDTIKDFGTDALRFTLALGTAGQDLNLSTERLTANKAFTNKLWNAGKFVLQNLPGQTDISAWEAVLSHKFDEEESLLKLRLPECWVVSKLHMLIDMVTKSYDKYYFGDVGREIYDFFWSDFADWYIEASKARFYNPGVNSEASVAQAILLYVFENVLKLLHPFMPFVTEELWQVVVSSFHILSCVDGLDSFHQS from the exons ATGGCACTTCAAGCAGGTCTCTCCACTCCATTTCTCTTATCTTCATGCTCTGCTCACAGACTCAATCCTCTATTCTTCTCTCAACGACGTCGTTGCATTGCTTTCTCCAATTGGCGTTTCCATCGACCAAAACCTCGATTTTTCGCTG TTGCTGCGTCGGAGAATGGAGTATTTACTTCTCCAGAGATCACAAAGTCGTTTGATTTTTCTTCAGAGGAACGGATATACAATTG GTGGGAGTCCCAAGgttattttaagccaaactttgagCGAGGAAGTGATCCTTTTGTGATAACAATGCCACCTCCTAACGTTACTGGTTCACTGCATATGGGGCATGCAATGTTTGTGACTCTTGAG GATATTATGGTTAGGTACAACAGAATGAAGGGAAAACCAACGCTTTGGCTTCCTGGGACCGACCATGCTGGTATTGCAACACAG TTGGTTGTAGAAAGAATGCTTGCTTCTGAAGGAATAAAAAGGACTGATTTGGGGAGAGAAGAATTCATAAACCGAGTTTGGGAATGGAAAGAGAA GTATGGCGGAACTATTACAAATCAGATCAAGAGACTTGGGGCTTCTTGTGACTGGACAAGGGAGCACTTTACTCTGGATGAGCAGCTAAGTC GAGCCGTGATTGAGGCATTTATCAAGCTTCATGAGAAAGGTTTAATCTATCAAG GATCGTACTTGGTTAATTGGTCTCCTAATCTGCAGACCGCTGTTTCAGACTTG GAAGTTGAATACTCTGAAGAACCTGGTACTCTATATCACATCAAGTACCGTGTTGCTGGAGGTTCAAG GACTGACTTTTTAACAGTTGCAACAACTCGCCCGGAAACATTATTTGGTGACGTAGCCATTGCAGTGCATCCTAAG GATGAACGTTATTCTCAGTACATTGGAAGGATGGCAATTGTGCCTATGACATATGGCCGCTTTGTTCCTATTATCTCCGACAAG CATGTTGATAAAGACTTTGGGACCGGTGTGTTGAAGATAAGCCCTGGACATGACCATAATGATTATCTTCTTGCGAGGAAATTGGGTCTCCCAATACTTAATGTAATGAACAAAGATGGGACCCTTAATGAGGTTGCTGGACTGTACGG TGGTCTTGATCGGTTTGAGGCACGCAAGAAATTATGGGAAGATCTTGAGGAGACAGGCTTAGCAGTGAAAAAGGAGCCACACACTTTGCGAGTTCCCAGATCGCAACGTGGTGGAGAA GTTATAGAACCATTGGTCAGTAAGCAGTGGTTTGTGACCATGGAGCCCTTGGCTGAGAAGGCCCTTCGTGCAGTTGAAAAAGGGGAATTGACCATTATGCCAGAAAGATTTGAGAAG ATATATAATCATTGGCTTACAAACATTAAAGATTGGTGTATAAGCAGACAACTGTGGTGGGGACACCGCATACCTGTTTGGTACATCGATGGGAAAAATTGTGAAGAAGAGTATATAGTTGCTAGAAATGCTGATGAAGCTCTTGAGAAAGCTCATGAGAAGTATGGCAAAGATGTCAAAATTTATCAAGATCCCGACGTTCTTGATACATGGTTTTCAAG TGCATTGTGGCCTTTCAGCACTCTTGGGTGGCCTGATGTATCATCAGAggattttaagaaattttatccAACAACAATGCTTGAAACTGG GCATGATATATTGTTCTTTTGGGTGGCAAGGATGGTGATGATGGGAATTGAGTTTACCGGAAATGTGCCATTTTCAAATGTTTATCTTCATGGTCTTATCCGGGACTCAGAA ggAAGAAAAATGTCAAAGACACTGGGGAATGTAATAGATCCCCTTGACACAATCAAGGATTTTGGTACCGATGCTTTACGATTTACTCTTGCTTTGGGAACTGCTGGGCAG GACCTTAACTTGTCGACTGAGAGGTTAACAGCCAACAAAGCCTTCACAAATAAACTGTGGAATGCTGGAAAGTTTGTATTGCAAAATTTGCCTGGTCAAACTGATATCTCTGCTTGGGAAGCTGTACTGAGCCATAag TTTGATGAAGAGGAATCCCTGCTCAAGTTACGTTTACCAGAATGCTGGGTG GTCTCAAAACTTCATATGCTTATTGACATGGTCACTAAAAGTTATGACAAGTACTACTTTGGAGATGTCGGAAGAGAAATCTATGATTTTTTCTGGAGTGATTTTGCTGATTG GTATATAGAAGCCAGCAAGGCCCGCTTTTACAACCCTGGAGTCAATTCAGAAGCATCAGTGGCACAGGCAATTCTATTGTATGTTTTTGAAAATGTACTGAAGCTGCTACATCCATTCATGCCATTTGTCACTGAAGAGCTCTGGCAGGTGGTTGTTTCCTCCTTCCATATTTTAAGTTGTGTAGACGGTCTTGACTCTTTTCATCAGAGTTAG
- the LOC126677035 gene encoding valine--tRNA ligase, chloroplastic/mitochondrial 2 isoform X1 → MALQAGLSTPFLLSSCSAHRLNPLFFSQRRRCIAFSNWRFHRPKPRFFAVAASENGVFTSPEITKSFDFSSEERIYNWWESQGYFKPNFERGSDPFVITMPPPNVTGSLHMGHAMFVTLEDIMVRYNRMKGKPTLWLPGTDHAGIATQLVVERMLASEGIKRTDLGREEFINRVWEWKEKYGGTITNQIKRLGASCDWTREHFTLDEQLSRAVIEAFIKLHEKGLIYQGSYLVNWSPNLQTAVSDLEVEYSEEPGTLYHIKYRVAGGSRTDFLTVATTRPETLFGDVAIAVHPKDERYSQYIGRMAIVPMTYGRFVPIISDKHVDKDFGTGVLKISPGHDHNDYLLARKLGLPILNVMNKDGTLNEVAGLYGGLDRFEARKKLWEDLEETGLAVKKEPHTLRVPRSQRGGEVIEPLVSKQWFVTMEPLAEKALRAVEKGELTIMPERFEKIYNHWLTNIKDWCISRQLWWGHRIPVWYIDGKNCEEEYIVARNADEALEKAHEKYGKDVKIYQDPDVLDTWFSSALWPFSTLGWPDVSSEDFKKFYPTTMLETGHDILFFWVARMVMMGIEFTGNVPFSNVYLHGLIRDSEGRKMSKTLGNVIDPLDTIKDFGTDALRFTLALGTAGQDLNLSTERLTANKAFTNKLWNAGKFVLQNLPGQTDISAWEAVLSHKFDEEESLLKLRLPECWVVSKLHMLIDMVTKSYDKYYFGDVGREIYDFFWSDFADWYIEASKARFYNPGVNSEASVAQAILLYVFENVLKLLHPFMPFVTEELWQALPQRKEALIVSSWPQISLPRNANSIKKFENFQALTRAIRNARAEYSVEPAKRISASIVASDDVTQYISREKEVLALLSRLDLENVHFADSPPGDANQSVHLVASEGLEAYLPLADLVDISAEIDRLSKRLSKMQTEYDVLVARLNSPKFVERAPEDVVSGVREKAKEAEEKINLTKKRLEFLRSSVLVSQ, encoded by the exons ATGGCACTTCAAGCAGGTCTCTCCACTCCATTTCTCTTATCTTCATGCTCTGCTCACAGACTCAATCCTCTATTCTTCTCTCAACGACGTCGTTGCATTGCTTTCTCCAATTGGCGTTTCCATCGACCAAAACCTCGATTTTTCGCTG TTGCTGCGTCGGAGAATGGAGTATTTACTTCTCCAGAGATCACAAAGTCGTTTGATTTTTCTTCAGAGGAACGGATATACAATTG GTGGGAGTCCCAAGgttattttaagccaaactttgagCGAGGAAGTGATCCTTTTGTGATAACAATGCCACCTCCTAACGTTACTGGTTCACTGCATATGGGGCATGCAATGTTTGTGACTCTTGAG GATATTATGGTTAGGTACAACAGAATGAAGGGAAAACCAACGCTTTGGCTTCCTGGGACCGACCATGCTGGTATTGCAACACAG TTGGTTGTAGAAAGAATGCTTGCTTCTGAAGGAATAAAAAGGACTGATTTGGGGAGAGAAGAATTCATAAACCGAGTTTGGGAATGGAAAGAGAA GTATGGCGGAACTATTACAAATCAGATCAAGAGACTTGGGGCTTCTTGTGACTGGACAAGGGAGCACTTTACTCTGGATGAGCAGCTAAGTC GAGCCGTGATTGAGGCATTTATCAAGCTTCATGAGAAAGGTTTAATCTATCAAG GATCGTACTTGGTTAATTGGTCTCCTAATCTGCAGACCGCTGTTTCAGACTTG GAAGTTGAATACTCTGAAGAACCTGGTACTCTATATCACATCAAGTACCGTGTTGCTGGAGGTTCAAG GACTGACTTTTTAACAGTTGCAACAACTCGCCCGGAAACATTATTTGGTGACGTAGCCATTGCAGTGCATCCTAAG GATGAACGTTATTCTCAGTACATTGGAAGGATGGCAATTGTGCCTATGACATATGGCCGCTTTGTTCCTATTATCTCCGACAAG CATGTTGATAAAGACTTTGGGACCGGTGTGTTGAAGATAAGCCCTGGACATGACCATAATGATTATCTTCTTGCGAGGAAATTGGGTCTCCCAATACTTAATGTAATGAACAAAGATGGGACCCTTAATGAGGTTGCTGGACTGTACGG TGGTCTTGATCGGTTTGAGGCACGCAAGAAATTATGGGAAGATCTTGAGGAGACAGGCTTAGCAGTGAAAAAGGAGCCACACACTTTGCGAGTTCCCAGATCGCAACGTGGTGGAGAA GTTATAGAACCATTGGTCAGTAAGCAGTGGTTTGTGACCATGGAGCCCTTGGCTGAGAAGGCCCTTCGTGCAGTTGAAAAAGGGGAATTGACCATTATGCCAGAAAGATTTGAGAAG ATATATAATCATTGGCTTACAAACATTAAAGATTGGTGTATAAGCAGACAACTGTGGTGGGGACACCGCATACCTGTTTGGTACATCGATGGGAAAAATTGTGAAGAAGAGTATATAGTTGCTAGAAATGCTGATGAAGCTCTTGAGAAAGCTCATGAGAAGTATGGCAAAGATGTCAAAATTTATCAAGATCCCGACGTTCTTGATACATGGTTTTCAAG TGCATTGTGGCCTTTCAGCACTCTTGGGTGGCCTGATGTATCATCAGAggattttaagaaattttatccAACAACAATGCTTGAAACTGG GCATGATATATTGTTCTTTTGGGTGGCAAGGATGGTGATGATGGGAATTGAGTTTACCGGAAATGTGCCATTTTCAAATGTTTATCTTCATGGTCTTATCCGGGACTCAGAA ggAAGAAAAATGTCAAAGACACTGGGGAATGTAATAGATCCCCTTGACACAATCAAGGATTTTGGTACCGATGCTTTACGATTTACTCTTGCTTTGGGAACTGCTGGGCAG GACCTTAACTTGTCGACTGAGAGGTTAACAGCCAACAAAGCCTTCACAAATAAACTGTGGAATGCTGGAAAGTTTGTATTGCAAAATTTGCCTGGTCAAACTGATATCTCTGCTTGGGAAGCTGTACTGAGCCATAag TTTGATGAAGAGGAATCCCTGCTCAAGTTACGTTTACCAGAATGCTGGGTG GTCTCAAAACTTCATATGCTTATTGACATGGTCACTAAAAGTTATGACAAGTACTACTTTGGAGATGTCGGAAGAGAAATCTATGATTTTTTCTGGAGTGATTTTGCTGATTG GTATATAGAAGCCAGCAAGGCCCGCTTTTACAACCCTGGAGTCAATTCAGAAGCATCAGTGGCACAGGCAATTCTATTGTATGTTTTTGAAAATGTACTGAAGCTGCTACATCCATTCATGCCATTTGTCACTGAAGAGCTCTGGCAG GCACTCCCTCAAAGGAAAGAAGCTCTTATAGTATCCTCTTGGCCCCAGATTTCACTTCCACGGAATGCTAactcaattaaaaaatttgaaaatttccaAGCATTG ACTAGGGCAATCCGGAATGCTAGAGCGGAGTACTCTGTTGAGCCAGCCAAACGTATATCTGCATCTATAGTTGCAAGTGATGATGTCACCCAGTATATATCT AGGGAGAAGGAAGTGTTGGCTCTTTTATCCAGGCTAGATTTAGAAAATGTTCATTTTGCAGATTCTCCACCAG GGGATGCAAACCAATCAGTACACCTAGTTGCCAGTGAGGGACTGGAGGCGTACCTTCCTTTAGCTGATTTGGTTGATATATCTGCTGAAATTGACCGCCTTTCAAAGCGGCTTTCCAAGATGCAAACAGAGTACGATGTTTTAGTAGCTCGCCTAAATTCTCCAAAA TTTGTAGAGAGAGCTCCAGAGGATGTTGTGAGCGGGGTTCGGGAAAAAGCAAAGGAAGCAGAAGAGAAGATAAACCTTACCAAGAAGCGCTTAGAATTCCTCAGGTCGTCAGTTTTGGTATCTCAATAG
- the LOC126677035 gene encoding valine--tRNA ligase, chloroplastic/mitochondrial 2 isoform X2: MKPLSYIWWESQGYFKPNFERGSDPFVITMPPPNVTGSLHMGHAMFVTLEDIMVRYNRMKGKPTLWLPGTDHAGIATQLVVERMLASEGIKRTDLGREEFINRVWEWKEKYGGTITNQIKRLGASCDWTREHFTLDEQLSRAVIEAFIKLHEKGLIYQGSYLVNWSPNLQTAVSDLEVEYSEEPGTLYHIKYRVAGGSRTDFLTVATTRPETLFGDVAIAVHPKDERYSQYIGRMAIVPMTYGRFVPIISDKHVDKDFGTGVLKISPGHDHNDYLLARKLGLPILNVMNKDGTLNEVAGLYGGLDRFEARKKLWEDLEETGLAVKKEPHTLRVPRSQRGGEVIEPLVSKQWFVTMEPLAEKALRAVEKGELTIMPERFEKIYNHWLTNIKDWCISRQLWWGHRIPVWYIDGKNCEEEYIVARNADEALEKAHEKYGKDVKIYQDPDVLDTWFSSALWPFSTLGWPDVSSEDFKKFYPTTMLETGHDILFFWVARMVMMGIEFTGNVPFSNVYLHGLIRDSEGRKMSKTLGNVIDPLDTIKDFGTDALRFTLALGTAGQDLNLSTERLTANKAFTNKLWNAGKFVLQNLPGQTDISAWEAVLSHKFDEEESLLKLRLPECWVVSKLHMLIDMVTKSYDKYYFGDVGREIYDFFWSDFADWYIEASKARFYNPGVNSEASVAQAILLYVFENVLKLLHPFMPFVTEELWQALPQRKEALIVSSWPQISLPRNANSIKKFENFQALTRAIRNARAEYSVEPAKRISASIVASDDVTQYISREKEVLALLSRLDLENVHFADSPPGDANQSVHLVASEGLEAYLPLADLVDISAEIDRLSKRLSKMQTEYDVLVARLNSPKFVERAPEDVVSGVREKAKEAEEKINLTKKRLEFLRSSVLVSQ, translated from the exons ATGAAGCCCCTTAGTTATATATG GTGGGAGTCCCAAGgttattttaagccaaactttgagCGAGGAAGTGATCCTTTTGTGATAACAATGCCACCTCCTAACGTTACTGGTTCACTGCATATGGGGCATGCAATGTTTGTGACTCTTGAG GATATTATGGTTAGGTACAACAGAATGAAGGGAAAACCAACGCTTTGGCTTCCTGGGACCGACCATGCTGGTATTGCAACACAG TTGGTTGTAGAAAGAATGCTTGCTTCTGAAGGAATAAAAAGGACTGATTTGGGGAGAGAAGAATTCATAAACCGAGTTTGGGAATGGAAAGAGAA GTATGGCGGAACTATTACAAATCAGATCAAGAGACTTGGGGCTTCTTGTGACTGGACAAGGGAGCACTTTACTCTGGATGAGCAGCTAAGTC GAGCCGTGATTGAGGCATTTATCAAGCTTCATGAGAAAGGTTTAATCTATCAAG GATCGTACTTGGTTAATTGGTCTCCTAATCTGCAGACCGCTGTTTCAGACTTG GAAGTTGAATACTCTGAAGAACCTGGTACTCTATATCACATCAAGTACCGTGTTGCTGGAGGTTCAAG GACTGACTTTTTAACAGTTGCAACAACTCGCCCGGAAACATTATTTGGTGACGTAGCCATTGCAGTGCATCCTAAG GATGAACGTTATTCTCAGTACATTGGAAGGATGGCAATTGTGCCTATGACATATGGCCGCTTTGTTCCTATTATCTCCGACAAG CATGTTGATAAAGACTTTGGGACCGGTGTGTTGAAGATAAGCCCTGGACATGACCATAATGATTATCTTCTTGCGAGGAAATTGGGTCTCCCAATACTTAATGTAATGAACAAAGATGGGACCCTTAATGAGGTTGCTGGACTGTACGG TGGTCTTGATCGGTTTGAGGCACGCAAGAAATTATGGGAAGATCTTGAGGAGACAGGCTTAGCAGTGAAAAAGGAGCCACACACTTTGCGAGTTCCCAGATCGCAACGTGGTGGAGAA GTTATAGAACCATTGGTCAGTAAGCAGTGGTTTGTGACCATGGAGCCCTTGGCTGAGAAGGCCCTTCGTGCAGTTGAAAAAGGGGAATTGACCATTATGCCAGAAAGATTTGAGAAG ATATATAATCATTGGCTTACAAACATTAAAGATTGGTGTATAAGCAGACAACTGTGGTGGGGACACCGCATACCTGTTTGGTACATCGATGGGAAAAATTGTGAAGAAGAGTATATAGTTGCTAGAAATGCTGATGAAGCTCTTGAGAAAGCTCATGAGAAGTATGGCAAAGATGTCAAAATTTATCAAGATCCCGACGTTCTTGATACATGGTTTTCAAG TGCATTGTGGCCTTTCAGCACTCTTGGGTGGCCTGATGTATCATCAGAggattttaagaaattttatccAACAACAATGCTTGAAACTGG GCATGATATATTGTTCTTTTGGGTGGCAAGGATGGTGATGATGGGAATTGAGTTTACCGGAAATGTGCCATTTTCAAATGTTTATCTTCATGGTCTTATCCGGGACTCAGAA ggAAGAAAAATGTCAAAGACACTGGGGAATGTAATAGATCCCCTTGACACAATCAAGGATTTTGGTACCGATGCTTTACGATTTACTCTTGCTTTGGGAACTGCTGGGCAG GACCTTAACTTGTCGACTGAGAGGTTAACAGCCAACAAAGCCTTCACAAATAAACTGTGGAATGCTGGAAAGTTTGTATTGCAAAATTTGCCTGGTCAAACTGATATCTCTGCTTGGGAAGCTGTACTGAGCCATAag TTTGATGAAGAGGAATCCCTGCTCAAGTTACGTTTACCAGAATGCTGGGTG GTCTCAAAACTTCATATGCTTATTGACATGGTCACTAAAAGTTATGACAAGTACTACTTTGGAGATGTCGGAAGAGAAATCTATGATTTTTTCTGGAGTGATTTTGCTGATTG GTATATAGAAGCCAGCAAGGCCCGCTTTTACAACCCTGGAGTCAATTCAGAAGCATCAGTGGCACAGGCAATTCTATTGTATGTTTTTGAAAATGTACTGAAGCTGCTACATCCATTCATGCCATTTGTCACTGAAGAGCTCTGGCAG GCACTCCCTCAAAGGAAAGAAGCTCTTATAGTATCCTCTTGGCCCCAGATTTCACTTCCACGGAATGCTAactcaattaaaaaatttgaaaatttccaAGCATTG ACTAGGGCAATCCGGAATGCTAGAGCGGAGTACTCTGTTGAGCCAGCCAAACGTATATCTGCATCTATAGTTGCAAGTGATGATGTCACCCAGTATATATCT AGGGAGAAGGAAGTGTTGGCTCTTTTATCCAGGCTAGATTTAGAAAATGTTCATTTTGCAGATTCTCCACCAG GGGATGCAAACCAATCAGTACACCTAGTTGCCAGTGAGGGACTGGAGGCGTACCTTCCTTTAGCTGATTTGGTTGATATATCTGCTGAAATTGACCGCCTTTCAAAGCGGCTTTCCAAGATGCAAACAGAGTACGATGTTTTAGTAGCTCGCCTAAATTCTCCAAAA TTTGTAGAGAGAGCTCCAGAGGATGTTGTGAGCGGGGTTCGGGAAAAAGCAAAGGAAGCAGAAGAGAAGATAAACCTTACCAAGAAGCGCTTAGAATTCCTCAGGTCGTCAGTTTTGGTATCTCAATAG
- the LOC126677035 gene encoding valine--tRNA ligase, chloroplastic/mitochondrial 2 isoform X4 gives MAELLQIRSRDLGLLVTGQGSTLLWMSRAVIEAFIKLHEKGLIYQGSYLVNWSPNLQTAVSDLEVEYSEEPGTLYHIKYRVAGGSRTDFLTVATTRPETLFGDVAIAVHPKDERYSQYIGRMAIVPMTYGRFVPIISDKHVDKDFGTGVLKISPGHDHNDYLLARKLGLPILNVMNKDGTLNEVAGLYGGLDRFEARKKLWEDLEETGLAVKKEPHTLRVPRSQRGGEVIEPLVSKQWFVTMEPLAEKALRAVEKGELTIMPERFEKIYNHWLTNIKDWCISRQLWWGHRIPVWYIDGKNCEEEYIVARNADEALEKAHEKYGKDVKIYQDPDVLDTWFSSALWPFSTLGWPDVSSEDFKKFYPTTMLETGHDILFFWVARMVMMGIEFTGNVPFSNVYLHGLIRDSEGRKMSKTLGNVIDPLDTIKDFGTDALRFTLALGTAGQDLNLSTERLTANKAFTNKLWNAGKFVLQNLPGQTDISAWEAVLSHKFDEEESLLKLRLPECWVVSKLHMLIDMVTKSYDKYYFGDVGREIYDFFWSDFADWYIEASKARFYNPGVNSEASVAQAILLYVFENVLKLLHPFMPFVTEELWQALPQRKEALIVSSWPQISLPRNANSIKKFENFQALTRAIRNARAEYSVEPAKRISASIVASDDVTQYISREKEVLALLSRLDLENVHFADSPPGDANQSVHLVASEGLEAYLPLADLVDISAEIDRLSKRLSKMQTEYDVLVARLNSPKFVERAPEDVVSGVREKAKEAEEKINLTKKRLEFLRSSVLVSQ, from the exons ATGGCGGAACTATTACAAATCAGATCAAGAGACTTGGGGCTTCTTGTGACTGGACAAGGGAGCACTTTACTCTGGATGAGCA GAGCCGTGATTGAGGCATTTATCAAGCTTCATGAGAAAGGTTTAATCTATCAAG GATCGTACTTGGTTAATTGGTCTCCTAATCTGCAGACCGCTGTTTCAGACTTG GAAGTTGAATACTCTGAAGAACCTGGTACTCTATATCACATCAAGTACCGTGTTGCTGGAGGTTCAAG GACTGACTTTTTAACAGTTGCAACAACTCGCCCGGAAACATTATTTGGTGACGTAGCCATTGCAGTGCATCCTAAG GATGAACGTTATTCTCAGTACATTGGAAGGATGGCAATTGTGCCTATGACATATGGCCGCTTTGTTCCTATTATCTCCGACAAG CATGTTGATAAAGACTTTGGGACCGGTGTGTTGAAGATAAGCCCTGGACATGACCATAATGATTATCTTCTTGCGAGGAAATTGGGTCTCCCAATACTTAATGTAATGAACAAAGATGGGACCCTTAATGAGGTTGCTGGACTGTACGG TGGTCTTGATCGGTTTGAGGCACGCAAGAAATTATGGGAAGATCTTGAGGAGACAGGCTTAGCAGTGAAAAAGGAGCCACACACTTTGCGAGTTCCCAGATCGCAACGTGGTGGAGAA GTTATAGAACCATTGGTCAGTAAGCAGTGGTTTGTGACCATGGAGCCCTTGGCTGAGAAGGCCCTTCGTGCAGTTGAAAAAGGGGAATTGACCATTATGCCAGAAAGATTTGAGAAG ATATATAATCATTGGCTTACAAACATTAAAGATTGGTGTATAAGCAGACAACTGTGGTGGGGACACCGCATACCTGTTTGGTACATCGATGGGAAAAATTGTGAAGAAGAGTATATAGTTGCTAGAAATGCTGATGAAGCTCTTGAGAAAGCTCATGAGAAGTATGGCAAAGATGTCAAAATTTATCAAGATCCCGACGTTCTTGATACATGGTTTTCAAG TGCATTGTGGCCTTTCAGCACTCTTGGGTGGCCTGATGTATCATCAGAggattttaagaaattttatccAACAACAATGCTTGAAACTGG GCATGATATATTGTTCTTTTGGGTGGCAAGGATGGTGATGATGGGAATTGAGTTTACCGGAAATGTGCCATTTTCAAATGTTTATCTTCATGGTCTTATCCGGGACTCAGAA ggAAGAAAAATGTCAAAGACACTGGGGAATGTAATAGATCCCCTTGACACAATCAAGGATTTTGGTACCGATGCTTTACGATTTACTCTTGCTTTGGGAACTGCTGGGCAG GACCTTAACTTGTCGACTGAGAGGTTAACAGCCAACAAAGCCTTCACAAATAAACTGTGGAATGCTGGAAAGTTTGTATTGCAAAATTTGCCTGGTCAAACTGATATCTCTGCTTGGGAAGCTGTACTGAGCCATAag TTTGATGAAGAGGAATCCCTGCTCAAGTTACGTTTACCAGAATGCTGGGTG GTCTCAAAACTTCATATGCTTATTGACATGGTCACTAAAAGTTATGACAAGTACTACTTTGGAGATGTCGGAAGAGAAATCTATGATTTTTTCTGGAGTGATTTTGCTGATTG GTATATAGAAGCCAGCAAGGCCCGCTTTTACAACCCTGGAGTCAATTCAGAAGCATCAGTGGCACAGGCAATTCTATTGTATGTTTTTGAAAATGTACTGAAGCTGCTACATCCATTCATGCCATTTGTCACTGAAGAGCTCTGGCAG GCACTCCCTCAAAGGAAAGAAGCTCTTATAGTATCCTCTTGGCCCCAGATTTCACTTCCACGGAATGCTAactcaattaaaaaatttgaaaatttccaAGCATTG ACTAGGGCAATCCGGAATGCTAGAGCGGAGTACTCTGTTGAGCCAGCCAAACGTATATCTGCATCTATAGTTGCAAGTGATGATGTCACCCAGTATATATCT AGGGAGAAGGAAGTGTTGGCTCTTTTATCCAGGCTAGATTTAGAAAATGTTCATTTTGCAGATTCTCCACCAG GGGATGCAAACCAATCAGTACACCTAGTTGCCAGTGAGGGACTGGAGGCGTACCTTCCTTTAGCTGATTTGGTTGATATATCTGCTGAAATTGACCGCCTTTCAAAGCGGCTTTCCAAGATGCAAACAGAGTACGATGTTTTAGTAGCTCGCCTAAATTCTCCAAAA TTTGTAGAGAGAGCTCCAGAGGATGTTGTGAGCGGGGTTCGGGAAAAAGCAAAGGAAGCAGAAGAGAAGATAAACCTTACCAAGAAGCGCTTAGAATTCCTCAGGTCGTCAGTTTTGGTATCTCAATAG